A stretch of the Filimonas lacunae genome encodes the following:
- a CDS encoding helix-turn-helix domain-containing protein: protein MEKLETLEDFYQRKMNWLPDNLKQDMGHFNVFRMEDFNGPHREPVRYSRRDFYKISLIRGNNICHYADKSLEISGTSLMFFNPNVPYKFECHNPDNTGFFCIFKEAFFTEKLRGSINDFPMFAPGAKPVYFLNEQQDKEVSEVFEKMLTEINSDYVYKYDLIRNYVTETIHYALKMQPTETLYKHPDAKSRIATIFSELLERQFPIESPNQRFLFRSANDFAKELSVHVNHLNRAIKETTGKTTTEHIFERLVSEAKALLKHTSWNISEISYCLGFEEPAHFNNFFKKQVALTPSAYRAA from the coding sequence ATGGAAAAACTAGAAACATTAGAAGACTTTTACCAGCGGAAAATGAACTGGTTACCCGACAACCTGAAACAGGATATGGGCCATTTTAATGTGTTCAGGATGGAAGACTTTAACGGCCCCCACCGGGAGCCGGTGCGATACAGTCGCCGCGACTTTTACAAAATAAGCCTGATACGCGGCAATAACATTTGCCATTATGCAGATAAAAGCCTGGAAATAAGCGGTACTTCGCTGATGTTCTTTAATCCCAACGTGCCTTACAAATTTGAGTGTCACAACCCGGACAATACCGGCTTCTTCTGCATTTTTAAAGAAGCCTTTTTTACAGAAAAACTGCGTGGCAGCATTAACGACTTCCCCATGTTTGCCCCAGGAGCCAAACCCGTGTATTTTTTAAACGAACAGCAGGATAAAGAAGTGTCGGAGGTGTTTGAAAAAATGCTGACCGAGATTAATTCGGACTATGTATACAAGTATGACCTGATAAGGAACTATGTTACCGAAACCATACACTATGCGTTGAAAATGCAACCTACTGAAACCTTATACAAACATCCGGATGCCAAATCACGCATAGCCACTATCTTTTCCGAACTACTGGAACGTCAGTTTCCCATTGAATCGCCCAACCAGCGTTTTCTGTTCCGTTCGGCCAACGATTTTGCCAAAGAACTGTCGGTGCATGTAAACCACCTGAATAGAGCCATTAAAGAAACTACGGGCAAAACCACTACCGAGCATATTTTTGAACGGCTGGTTAGCGAAGCAAAGGCATTACTGAAACATACCAGCTGGAACATATCCGAAATAAGCTATTGCCTGGGGTTTGAAGAGCCTGCACATTTCAATAATTTCTTCAAAAAGCAGGTAGCACTCACGCCTTCTGCATACAGGGCCGCATAA
- a CDS encoding AAA domain-containing protein: MDYFKKLLDLLKTEREEDRKAYQELTETSSVAERRANGLCWYPIAIRGSEMSRGDYLTVEVERTTHQDVAHQLRFGVSAVLFSNHDAKNNRVEGTITYQSRNTLKITLRTDELPDWSSDGKLGIDLLFDDNSYDEMQNALKLATTLQEKPEEGRLIQILTGAKQPTFHTDIPHYTIPSLNASQQEAVNKILNANELAIVHGPPGTGKTTTLVQAIKALWKQDHKQILVVAPSNTAVDLLTEKLSDEGLNVLRVGNPAKVSDRLMSLTLDSKASEHNSMKEIKKLKRQASEFRDMAHKYKRNFGKAEREQRQALFTEARNIMKSVESTEQYIVNDLISKAQVITATLVGSNHYTVRHLKYHTVVIDEAGQALEPACWIPILKAKKVVLAGDHCQLPPTVKSSEAARNGLSTTLLEKCTALHPEAVTLLEEQYRMNENIMGYSSQVFYEGRLKAHTSVAQHLLHDADTALNFVDTSGCGFDEKIEGTSTTNPEEAAFLFKHLTQFVTGLQGHYTNGHFPSIAVISPYKQQVQLLKEQLLHSPELQPYAEYITVNTIDSFQGQERDIVYISLTRSNTENKIGFLSDIRRMNVAMTRARKKLVVIGDSGTLSNLAFYADFIAYAEEKNAYQSAWEFMDL, from the coding sequence ATGGATTATTTTAAGAAGCTGCTGGATTTACTGAAAACGGAACGGGAAGAGGATAGAAAAGCCTACCAGGAACTAACCGAAACATCCTCTGTAGCCGAACGCAGGGCCAATGGACTCTGCTGGTACCCTATTGCCATAAGGGGTTCGGAAATGAGCCGGGGAGATTACCTTACGGTAGAAGTAGAAAGGACTACGCACCAGGATGTAGCCCATCAGCTTCGCTTTGGCGTATCTGCCGTATTGTTTTCCAACCACGACGCCAAAAACAACCGGGTAGAAGGCACTATTACTTATCAAAGCCGCAACACCCTTAAAATAACCCTGCGCACAGATGAGCTGCCCGATTGGAGCAGTGATGGCAAGCTGGGCATAGACCTGTTGTTTGATGACAACAGCTATGATGAAATGCAAAACGCCCTGAAACTGGCTACCACCTTACAGGAGAAGCCGGAAGAAGGCCGGTTGATTCAGATATTGACCGGCGCTAAACAGCCTACCTTTCATACAGATATTCCGCATTATACCATTCCCTCTCTCAATGCATCGCAACAAGAGGCGGTGAACAAAATATTGAACGCGAACGAACTGGCTATTGTGCACGGCCCTCCCGGCACCGGTAAAACCACTACCCTGGTGCAGGCTATTAAAGCGTTATGGAAACAGGATCATAAACAAATTCTGGTAGTGGCCCCCAGCAACACAGCAGTAGACCTGCTTACCGAAAAGCTGTCAGACGAAGGATTGAATGTGCTGCGTGTAGGCAACCCCGCCAAAGTATCGGACAGGCTGATGTCGTTAACACTGGACAGCAAGGCTTCCGAACACAACAGCATGAAGGAAATTAAAAAACTGAAAAGGCAGGCCAGTGAGTTCAGGGATATGGCACATAAATACAAGCGCAATTTTGGTAAAGCGGAGCGGGAACAACGCCAGGCATTGTTTACCGAAGCCCGTAATATTATGAAGTCGGTAGAATCCACGGAACAATACATTGTGAACGACCTTATTTCCAAAGCACAGGTAATTACTGCCACATTAGTGGGTTCTAACCACTACACCGTGCGCCACCTGAAATACCATACTGTAGTAATAGACGAAGCCGGGCAAGCATTAGAGCCAGCCTGCTGGATTCCTATATTAAAAGCCAAAAAGGTGGTACTGGCGGGAGATCATTGTCAGCTGCCGCCTACCGTAAAATCGTCTGAAGCAGCCCGCAATGGCTTAAGCACTACCCTGCTGGAAAAATGTACCGCCCTGCACCCGGAAGCAGTAACCCTGCTGGAAGAGCAATACCGGATGAATGAAAACATTATGGGCTACAGCTCGCAGGTGTTTTATGAAGGCCGGTTAAAAGCACACACCTCTGTAGCACAACACCTGCTGCACGATGCAGATACCGCGCTTAACTTTGTAGATACATCAGGTTGTGGCTTTGACGAAAAAATAGAAGGCACCAGCACCACCAACCCCGAAGAAGCCGCCTTCCTGTTTAAACACTTAACACAATTTGTTACAGGTTTACAGGGCCATTATACCAACGGTCACTTCCCAAGCATAGCAGTGATTTCGCCTTACAAACAACAGGTGCAGCTGCTGAAAGAGCAACTGCTGCACTCACCCGAACTGCAGCCTTATGCGGAATATATTACCGTCAATACCATTGACAGTTTTCAGGGGCAGGAAAGGGATATTGTGTATATCAGCTTAACACGTAGCAATACCGAAAACAAAATCGGTTTTCTATCTGATATCCGGCGTATGAACGTGGCCATGACGCGGGCACGCAAAAAACTGGTAGTGATTGGCGACAGCGGCACTTTGAGCAATTTGGCTTTTTATGCCGATTTTATAGCCTACGCCGAGGAAAAGAACGCCTACCAGAGCGCCTGGGAGTTTATGGACCTGTAG
- a CDS encoding glycosyltransferase has protein sequence MASEMMCYKNITLLITHYNRTVSLERLLHSIQQLNIFFAEIIVSDDGSDTGHIRLLHALQQKYPFRLITTAKNQGLGANINKGQRAVVTPYILYVQEDFEIAPLFITTLKEAYDIMETDTGLDLVRFFAHFRYPYLKPYNNNFEEVAIPALATDYNKIYSYSDTPHLRRATFEQKFGPYREDLASDRMEYRMCISFIVNGGRCIISNYFSSLFIHDNLAVEPSTAVRPPRQRSRAMIIAVARFWFRQLRYNWDLIRTPKNARAYEA, from the coding sequence ATGGCGAGCGAGATGATGTGCTATAAAAACATAACCTTACTGATTACACACTACAACAGAACAGTATCTTTAGAACGGTTATTACATTCTATACAACAACTGAATATTTTTTTTGCTGAAATCATAGTGTCTGATGATGGCAGCGATACCGGGCATATCAGGCTGTTACACGCTTTGCAGCAAAAATATCCTTTTCGTTTAATTACCACCGCTAAAAACCAGGGCTTAGGCGCCAATATCAATAAAGGACAACGTGCTGTTGTAACTCCCTATATCCTGTATGTGCAGGAAGATTTTGAAATAGCCCCATTGTTCATTACTACGTTAAAGGAAGCATATGACATTATGGAAACAGACACCGGGCTTGACCTGGTGCGTTTCTTTGCGCATTTCCGCTATCCTTATTTAAAGCCGTATAATAATAACTTTGAAGAGGTGGCTATTCCAGCATTGGCTACTGATTATAATAAGATATACTCCTATAGCGATACGCCGCATTTAAGACGTGCAACCTTTGAGCAAAAGTTTGGTCCTTACCGGGAAGATCTGGCTTCTGACAGGATGGAATACCGTATGTGTATTTCGTTTATCGTTAACGGAGGGCGTTGTATTATCAGCAATTATTTCAGTTCGCTGTTCATTCACGATAACCTGGCAGTAGAACCCAGCACGGCAGTAAGGCCACCACGCCAGCGCAGCAGGGCTATGATAATAGCTGTTGCCCGCTTCTGGTTCAGGCAGCTGCGTTACAACTGGGATTTGATACGTACGCCTAAAAATGCCCGTGCTTACGAGGCATAA
- a CDS encoding PepSY domain-containing protein, whose protein sequence is MLRKNIYKWHRVSSLIIAIPVLLWAVSGFLHPIMTNIRPQVVTQGIAPAVIDSGKVKVSLQAALQQNKVDSIYSFRFIHIDTNWFYQVKTVVDDELQYYSALTGKRLKKGDVLYAQYLARLFLEGPPHAHDLGKHTPATDAPATHDCCDAATSCVLYNPTGAGVEDVTRVTDFDKEYKSINRLLPVYKVAFNREDGIRIYVETGQSRFALAVDNKRAAFTQFFTLVHTFGWLSFLGVGRLWVEALLCALAFITTLMGLYIFFITKTKKANGNSVVKARRNHRYTALVASLFTLMFTFSGAWHALDKVNGEVEEVHTALPAIAVTAIHDSLPALQAVVQQPITNLGLVQLQNKWCWQVYTASKGKAPAGGKDLMKEMKAAPAQVCYVDAASYRLYPQAEQQYAKSLAGYFTGYDTADITSVTLVTAFNEEYNFADKRLPVWRVQYKRNKGERVYVETGSAVLAKQITDKDLYQGYSFALLHKHHFMDFAGKAWRDASTLFWVFVQIVMVVMGLVLYFRWRNKKR, encoded by the coding sequence ATGCTTAGGAAAAATATATACAAATGGCACCGGGTGTCTTCTCTTATCATAGCCATACCGGTGCTGTTGTGGGCGGTGAGTGGCTTTCTGCATCCTATTATGACCAATATCCGTCCACAGGTAGTCACACAGGGTATTGCACCTGCGGTAATAGATAGCGGTAAGGTAAAGGTGTCGTTGCAGGCGGCTTTGCAACAAAATAAAGTAGACAGTATTTATAGCTTCCGTTTCATTCATATTGATACCAACTGGTTTTACCAGGTGAAAACGGTGGTGGATGATGAGCTGCAGTATTACAGTGCCCTTACGGGCAAACGTTTAAAAAAGGGCGATGTGTTGTATGCGCAATACCTGGCCAGGCTTTTCCTGGAAGGGCCGCCGCATGCGCATGATTTGGGTAAGCACACACCGGCAACAGATGCACCGGCAACACATGACTGTTGCGATGCGGCCACTTCCTGTGTGCTGTATAACCCAACAGGGGCGGGCGTGGAAGACGTAACCCGCGTAACAGATTTTGATAAGGAGTATAAAAGCATTAACCGTTTACTGCCTGTGTACAAGGTAGCCTTTAACAGGGAAGATGGTATACGCATTTATGTAGAAACAGGTCAAAGCCGTTTTGCATTGGCGGTAGATAACAAGCGGGCTGCGTTTACACAATTCTTTACCCTGGTGCATACGTTTGGCTGGCTTAGCTTTTTAGGAGTGGGCAGGCTGTGGGTAGAAGCATTACTTTGTGCATTGGCGTTTATTACCACGTTAATGGGTTTGTATATCTTCTTTATCACTAAAACTAAAAAAGCGAATGGTAACAGCGTGGTAAAGGCAAGGCGTAATCACCGCTATACTGCCTTGGTAGCTTCTTTGTTCACACTGATGTTTACATTTAGCGGCGCATGGCATGCTTTGGATAAAGTGAACGGTGAAGTGGAAGAGGTGCACACGGCGTTGCCGGCAATTGCTGTAACAGCCATACATGATAGCTTACCGGCTTTGCAGGCAGTAGTGCAGCAACCTATCACTAACCTGGGTTTGGTACAGTTGCAAAATAAATGGTGCTGGCAGGTGTATACGGCTTCCAAAGGCAAGGCGCCTGCGGGAGGAAAAGACTTGATGAAAGAGATGAAAGCAGCACCAGCGCAGGTATGTTATGTAGATGCGGCCAGTTACCGGTTATATCCCCAGGCAGAGCAGCAGTATGCCAAAAGCCTGGCAGGCTATTTTACCGGTTACGATACTGCTGATATTACTTCTGTTACACTGGTTACTGCGTTTAACGAGGAATATAACTTTGCCGATAAACGCCTGCCGGTGTGGCGTGTGCAGTACAAACGAAATAAGGGGGAAAGGGTATATGTAGAAACGGGTTCGGCGGTACTGGCCAAGCAAATCACCGATAAAGACCTGTACCAGGGCTACAGTTTTGCTCTATTGCACAAGCATCATTTCATGGATTTTGCCGGCAAAGCCTGGCGTGATGCCAGTACCCTGTTCTGGGTGTTTGTACAAATTGTAATGGTAGTGATGGGGCTGGTATTGTATTTTCGATGGCGTAATAAAAAAAGATAA
- a CDS encoding HAD family hydrolase: MKELFYNKKAVIFDMDGVVIDSEGFWSTAEREVFTSLGVTMTEEDCQLTRTMTMTEASLFWFAKYPWAHVAVKEVEQMVIARVMELIKTTDCEIAYIREFIQHLKSKGFKIGLATNSPAFFIPLCLERAGIAHLFDVVSSAEQEANSKPHPDVYLTTARKLQVLPEECVVIEDSYHGIQAGKKAGMTVIGFSNGNSATAFDIADGMLHCYPMEGWL, from the coding sequence ATGAAAGAACTCTTTTACAACAAGAAGGCGGTGATTTTTGATATGGACGGAGTTGTTATTGACAGTGAAGGATTCTGGTCAACAGCAGAACGCGAAGTTTTTACTTCACTGGGCGTAACCATGACGGAGGAAGACTGCCAGCTAACCCGCACCATGACAATGACGGAAGCGTCGCTGTTCTGGTTTGCAAAATACCCCTGGGCACATGTGGCTGTTAAAGAAGTAGAACAAATGGTAATAGCCAGAGTAATGGAGCTGATAAAAACTACTGATTGCGAAATTGCATATATCAGAGAATTTATACAACATTTAAAATCAAAAGGTTTCAAAATCGGCCTGGCCACCAATTCGCCGGCTTTCTTTATTCCCTTATGCCTGGAGCGTGCCGGGATAGCGCATTTGTTTGATGTGGTATCTTCTGCAGAACAGGAAGCCAACAGTAAGCCACACCCCGATGTATATCTTACCACAGCCAGGAAGCTACAGGTACTGCCGGAAGAATGTGTAGTGATTGAAGACTCGTACCATGGCATACAGGCAGGAAAAAAGGCGGGGATGACAGTGATAGGTTTTTCCAATGGCAACAGTGCAACCGCCTTTGACATAGCAGATGGCATGTTACACTGTTATCCCATGGAAGGTTGGCTTTAA
- a CDS encoding tetratricopeptide repeat protein, with protein MAKHLHLFIFLWVFGTVGYCQQYQKIFEQPSGEQRLNTAKDIFENQIIHLDSTAAIAAMKDLKSKADKIQDEGLQIYFTEALGIYYKERYRDTLLPALLHFEAALALALQYHHQELTAEVYHNTGLLLYRQNKFAQAFENLFKANGIIQYSIGYGRYPNSCRYLYDLGLVYYDFGNYPKAKQHLQEALYYTNTYTVRTIETYNTLGLTYRSMSNNDSAAICFQKAIELAHKLKHSAWVGIASGNLGMIYYKLKKFDEAMPLLLNDYDLSVKNKETISAGNTLCVLAEIYLNQGNTHAADEALQKALQMVNEIGDDKMMLLYTIAKARLCKQLKQFECATVYLDSARILQNRVTNRKDVILLAQIEKNMEVDKYLTELKLMESEKGKAVLIRNFIIVVIMLLLLVAAQLIFRQQLKQKKNKELLNNAVYQLNFYLESLQEKNDLIEKFKKEIESLHAMPDYRYMLKEKEEISDKLKKYTIVTEEHWNEFRHLFEKVQKGFFDSLKRKFPALTQSEVRLLALMKLNLSKKEMAEMLGVSPDTIKKTRQRIRKKVNLPEEMDLEGLVVTI; from the coding sequence ATGGCAAAACATTTACACCTTTTCATTTTTTTATGGGTTTTCGGTACTGTAGGATACTGTCAGCAGTACCAGAAAATTTTTGAGCAACCTAGTGGAGAACAAAGATTAAACACTGCAAAAGACATTTTCGAAAACCAGATCATTCACCTTGACTCCACCGCTGCCATTGCAGCGATGAAAGATTTGAAAAGCAAGGCAGATAAAATACAGGACGAAGGATTACAGATTTATTTTACAGAAGCACTGGGCATTTATTATAAAGAACGTTACCGCGACACATTACTGCCAGCCTTGCTACATTTTGAAGCAGCGCTGGCTTTAGCTTTACAATACCACCACCAGGAACTTACTGCCGAAGTATATCACAACACCGGCCTGCTACTGTACAGGCAAAATAAATTTGCCCAGGCATTTGAAAATTTATTCAAAGCCAACGGTATTATCCAATACAGTATTGGCTACGGCAGATACCCCAACAGTTGCCGCTATTTATACGACCTTGGTTTGGTGTATTACGATTTTGGCAACTATCCTAAAGCCAAACAACACTTACAGGAAGCGCTGTATTATACCAACACCTACACCGTGCGCACCATTGAAACGTATAATACCCTGGGCCTTACCTACCGGTCGATGAGCAATAACGATTCGGCAGCCATCTGCTTTCAGAAAGCCATTGAGCTGGCGCATAAGCTTAAACACAGCGCCTGGGTAGGCATTGCATCGGGCAACCTGGGCATGATCTACTACAAACTGAAAAAGTTTGACGAAGCCATGCCTTTGCTGCTCAATGACTACGACCTGAGCGTAAAGAATAAAGAAACCATCAGTGCAGGCAACACCTTATGCGTATTGGCTGAAATATACCTGAACCAGGGCAACACACATGCAGCAGATGAAGCCTTACAAAAAGCATTGCAAATGGTCAATGAAATTGGCGATGACAAAATGATGCTCTTGTATACCATAGCCAAAGCCCGGCTTTGTAAACAACTGAAACAATTTGAATGCGCCACCGTATACCTCGACTCTGCCCGGATATTACAGAACAGGGTTACCAACAGGAAGGATGTGATACTGCTGGCACAGATAGAAAAGAACATGGAGGTAGACAAGTATTTAACCGAGTTAAAGCTGATGGAAAGTGAGAAAGGAAAAGCGGTGCTGATACGCAATTTTATTATTGTAGTGATTATGCTATTGCTGCTGGTAGCTGCGCAACTCATATTCCGCCAACAGTTAAAACAGAAGAAGAACAAAGAGCTGTTGAACAACGCGGTGTACCAGCTCAACTTTTACCTGGAAAGCCTGCAGGAAAAAAACGACCTGATTGAAAAATTTAAAAAAGAGATTGAAAGCCTGCATGCCATGCCCGACTACCGGTATATGTTGAAGGAGAAAGAAGAGATTTCGGACAAGCTGAAAAAATACACTATTGTAACAGAAGAGCACTGGAACGAGTTCAGGCATTTGTTTGAGAAAGTGCAGAAAGGCTTTTTCGATTCGCTGAAACGTAAGTTTCCCGCACTCACCCAATCGGAAGTACGGCTGCTGGCGTTGATGAAGCTTAACCTTTCCAAAAAAGAGATGGCCGAAATGCTGGGCGTATCGCCCGACACCATCAAAAAAACCCGGCAGCGCATTCGTAAAAAAGTGAACCTTCCGGAAGAAATGGACCTGGAAGGCCTGGTAGTGACCATATAG
- a CDS encoding polysaccharide deacetylase family protein, translated as MKHTVPVLMYHAILHEEDDTSGYIHISLNAFERQMQWLAQQGYQTVTVSELGQGVSASAKCVAITFDDGYYSLYQLVTPVLRRYGFTATLFLTTFPVGASGYDVLPQLEKSYPVGDRPLTWQELTEMEQSCWDIQAHGHRHLVHNALPEEELHREIEESKSLIEQHLHKVVTYYAFPYGRYNNLCLQLCKQLGFGAVFTVQPGLAPDANQLFALPRVEINRWVNDEVFATKMRTGYSNRKQQWKWAFGKILYRNIRLKDVLKRMYDKVKK; from the coding sequence TTGAAACATACTGTACCTGTACTGATGTATCACGCTATTTTACATGAGGAGGATGATACATCAGGTTATATACATATTTCATTGAATGCGTTCGAGCGCCAGATGCAATGGTTGGCGCAGCAAGGCTACCAAACTGTCACAGTTTCTGAACTGGGGCAGGGAGTGTCTGCCAGTGCGAAATGCGTGGCCATTACATTCGACGATGGGTACTACTCCCTTTACCAACTGGTTACGCCGGTATTACGGCGATATGGTTTCACGGCAACCCTGTTTCTTACCACGTTTCCGGTAGGTGCGTCTGGTTATGATGTATTGCCGCAACTGGAAAAATCATATCCGGTTGGCGACAGGCCTTTAACCTGGCAGGAGTTAACCGAAATGGAGCAATCGTGCTGGGATATTCAGGCGCATGGGCACAGGCACCTGGTGCATAATGCTTTGCCGGAAGAAGAGTTACACCGGGAGATAGAGGAGAGTAAGAGTTTAATTGAACAGCACCTGCATAAAGTGGTAACGTATTATGCCTTCCCGTATGGACGATATAATAACTTATGTCTGCAGTTGTGTAAACAGTTAGGGTTTGGCGCGGTTTTTACAGTACAACCAGGATTGGCGCCAGATGCTAACCAGCTTTTTGCACTACCAAGGGTGGAGATAAACAGGTGGGTGAATGATGAAGTGTTTGCTACTAAAATGCGTACCGGTTATAGCAACCGCAAACAGCAATGGAAGTGGGCTTTTGGAAAAATATTGTATCGGAATATCAGGTTGAAAGATGTCTTGAAAAGGATGTACGATAAAGTAAAAAAATAA
- a CDS encoding TonB-dependent receptor — MKKILAFVCTIFLFAYGHAQKAGMFTGKVYDALSKEPVAGAVITGVDTQTVITDVNGSFTIYTNGTTLTVSCMGFEKRTINAGNTSLAVALKPSDKQLQQVVVSANRTAEKRNEVPVAIAVISKQTIEDTKAQRLDQLLNKVSGVFMVNLGNEQHEMSIRQPMTTKSVFLYMEDGIPIRTTGVYNHNALLEMNMAAAKSIEVIKGPSSALYGAEAIAGAVNIITQSAPAYTAGTVSAQMNNKGYKRTDAQIGTSIGKWGIMASGYYANRTDGPIEFSNFHKSIVSLRTDYRASDKLTWANTFTYMDYNSDMTGTLDSIKFAQKNLSSQQSFTYRKVYALRYKSMLNYQWKQGSASNVSFLFRDNSVKQNPSYSIGTTTDATRFRGQINENAFRTFALFLQHTQQFHWLHSKLIAGASVDVSPQRYKAQFISIHKDVASGKYDSYSTNTPDSLLSNYTTGITNYAAYVDYEVSPMRNVKLVGAVRYDAFRYNYTNKLPVSTTSGAASTINNYSRIAPKLGVTYNTRYIGFYGNYSQGYVPPQLTELYSGTVNAPYLQPQTFYNYEVGGWISLLGNKLYADWSVYLMNGSNEIISVKQPDNTYVNQNTGKTRHKGIEYGITYRPVADVAVRLSATNAKHTFVENVVKGVDYSGKEMSAAPRFTGNAEITYKPHFIRGLRISAEWQHQGKYFMDDLNKTTYTGFDVINVRAGYLIGRMEFWVNALNVANKYYSTFASKNAASSGTAAYSYNLGDPREITVGIACRFGKK, encoded by the coding sequence ATGAAAAAGATATTGGCATTCGTGTGCACCATATTCCTGTTTGCCTATGGGCATGCGCAAAAGGCAGGAATGTTTACGGGTAAAGTATATGATGCATTGAGTAAAGAACCTGTGGCGGGCGCCGTAATTACCGGGGTAGACACACAAACGGTTATTACTGATGTAAACGGCAGTTTTACTATTTACACCAACGGTACCACTTTAACCGTTTCGTGTATGGGTTTTGAGAAAAGGACAATTAACGCTGGCAATACCTCATTAGCGGTGGCATTAAAACCATCGGACAAACAATTACAGCAGGTGGTGGTAAGCGCCAACCGCACTGCCGAAAAAAGGAACGAGGTGCCTGTAGCCATTGCAGTCATCAGCAAACAAACTATTGAAGACACCAAAGCGCAGCGTTTAGATCAGCTGCTAAACAAGGTGAGTGGTGTGTTTATGGTAAACCTGGGTAACGAGCAGCACGAAATGAGCATCCGTCAGCCCATGACCACCAAAAGCGTTTTCCTGTATATGGAAGATGGCATACCTATTCGCACCACCGGCGTGTATAACCACAATGCGTTACTGGAAATGAACATGGCAGCAGCTAAAAGCATAGAGGTGATTAAAGGGCCTTCTTCTGCCTTGTATGGTGCAGAAGCTATTGCGGGCGCTGTCAATATTATCACACAATCTGCTCCTGCGTATACGGCTGGTACTGTAAGCGCACAAATGAACAACAAAGGATATAAAAGAACCGATGCACAAATAGGTACCTCTATTGGCAAATGGGGCATTATGGCCAGTGGTTATTATGCCAACAGAACCGATGGGCCTATTGAGTTCAGCAATTTTCATAAGTCTATTGTATCGCTGCGTACAGACTATCGCGCCAGTGATAAGCTTACCTGGGCCAATACTTTTACCTACATGGATTATAACTCTGATATGACCGGCACGCTGGACAGTATCAAGTTTGCGCAGAAAAACCTGAGTTCGCAACAATCGTTCACCTACCGTAAAGTATATGCGTTGCGTTACAAGTCTATGCTCAATTATCAATGGAAGCAGGGTAGTGCCAGCAATGTTTCTTTCCTGTTCCGTGATAACTCGGTAAAGCAAAATCCTTCTTATTCTATTGGCACTACTACTGATGCTACCCGTTTTCGCGGACAGATTAATGAAAACGCTTTTCGTACGTTTGCTTTGTTCCTGCAACACACACAGCAATTCCATTGGTTGCATAGCAAGTTGATTGCAGGCGCCAGCGTGGATGTAAGCCCGCAGCGTTACAAGGCGCAGTTTATTTCTATTCATAAAGATGTGGCTTCTGGCAAGTATGATAGCTATTCTACCAACACGCCCGATTCTTTGCTGAGCAATTATACTACTGGTATCACCAATTATGCCGCGTATGTAGATTATGAAGTAAGTCCCATGCGTAATGTGAAACTGGTGGGTGCTGTCCGTTACGATGCTTTCCGGTATAACTATACCAACAAGCTGCCGGTAAGTACTACTTCTGGCGCGGCTTCTACTATTAACAACTACAGTAGAATAGCGCCTAAATTAGGGGTAACGTACAATACGCGTTATATAGGCTTTTACGGCAACTACAGCCAGGGCTATGTACCGCCTCAGTTGACTGAGCTGTATAGCGGGACAGTGAATGCCCCTTACCTGCAACCACAAACTTTTTATAACTATGAAGTGGGTGGCTGGATTTCGTTACTGGGCAATAAACTGTATGCCGATTGGAGTGTGTACCTGATGAATGGCAGCAATGAAATTATATCTGTAAAGCAGCCGGATAATACCTACGTGAACCAGAATACGGGCAAAACAAGGCATAAAGGTATAGAGTACGGGATTACCTATCGCCCCGTTGCAGATGTAGCTGTAAGGTTGAGTGCTACTAATGCCAAACACACTTTTGTAGAAAACGTAGTAAAGGGCGTGGATTATAGCGGTAAGGAAATGAGTGCTGCACCACGGTTTACGGGTAATGCAGAAATTACCTACAAGCCTCATTTTATAAGAGGTTTACGCATCAGTGCGGAGTGGCAGCACCAGGGTAAGTATTTTATGGATGATTTGAATAAGACCACTTACACCGGTTTTGATGTGATTAATGTGCGTGCAGGCTATTTGATTGGCAGGATGGAGTTTTGGGTAAACGCATTGAACGTGGCCAATAAATACTATTCCACTTTTGCTTCTAAAAATGCGGCCAGCAGTGGCACTGCTGCTTATTCTTATAACCTGGGCGATCCCCGGGAAATTACGGTGGGCATTGCCTGCAGGTTTGGAAAAAAATAG